A genomic segment from Streptomyces sp. NBC_00459 encodes:
- a CDS encoding prenyltransferase/squalene oxidase repeat-containing protein: MSAFETQRCLDRAAAACMAAQQPNGSWATPARPRILENALAAFALTEGGRGFPHQDRLYAWLRQAEPQRHDVFTAAADDWLRTLVLDGTRSPSLPVLPLVDAAHRRRLTLLQTLGVAAGAPDCPPLALLSHATSALGHDAGASLTGWHRAQILSAAIIARHAAGLPVNDGLVAALIAEQSPDGSFHAMPLVTAMACLALTRATPGRPATLRCADRLLADQHADGTWRFTTFDVWDTGLMVRCLRGHSDFDTHARPRALDFLARVQSPQGGWGSVSGAIAGAGLACDADTTGNTLLALAGTNQGRRAWPAAADYARAHQDDRGLWTTWTTTSDTMAQDTIAHMVAGIRAHAPEEVEVRRATRWLLRQHRCSGRWTADWYIFPGYPAAEISPVVGWHTGAVRSEARALAATQNSDGGWPVFPGGGSSSPAATALAVTVLTRSHTGTVHALERAARFLVESQLDDGTWIEPDPSMCGPRPFLTDVASQAHALTCRGLLDLLREPLATPLS; this comes from the coding sequence GTGTCGGCCTTCGAGACACAGCGCTGTCTCGACCGGGCCGCCGCAGCCTGTATGGCAGCGCAGCAGCCCAACGGCTCCTGGGCGACCCCCGCGCGACCCCGCATCCTGGAAAACGCCCTCGCCGCCTTTGCCCTGACCGAGGGAGGACGCGGATTTCCGCACCAGGACCGTCTGTACGCGTGGCTGCGACAGGCCGAACCCCAACGACATGACGTCTTCACAGCGGCAGCGGACGACTGGCTTCGCACGCTCGTCCTTGATGGCACCCGATCTCCCTCCCTGCCCGTGTTACCCCTCGTCGACGCCGCACACCGGCGACGGTTGACCCTTCTCCAGACCCTCGGCGTGGCCGCGGGCGCGCCGGACTGCCCACCGCTCGCGCTCCTCTCCCACGCCACGTCGGCACTCGGTCATGACGCCGGCGCTTCGCTGACGGGTTGGCACCGGGCCCAGATCCTGTCGGCCGCGATCATCGCCAGGCATGCGGCCGGCCTGCCGGTGAACGACGGCCTCGTTGCCGCCCTGATTGCCGAACAGTCCCCGGACGGCTCGTTCCACGCAATGCCACTGGTCACCGCCATGGCCTGCCTGGCACTGACCCGGGCCACACCGGGGCGACCTGCCACGCTCCGTTGCGCAGACAGGCTCCTGGCGGACCAGCACGCGGACGGTACGTGGCGGTTCACCACGTTCGACGTCTGGGACACCGGCCTGATGGTTCGTTGTCTGCGCGGGCACTCCGACTTCGACACTCACGCCCGGCCCAGGGCATTGGACTTCCTGGCCCGCGTCCAATCTCCCCAAGGAGGGTGGGGGAGTGTGTCGGGAGCGATCGCCGGCGCCGGTCTGGCCTGCGACGCCGACACCACGGGGAACACCCTGCTGGCTCTGGCCGGCACCAACCAGGGCCGCCGCGCATGGCCGGCGGCTGCCGACTACGCGCGTGCCCACCAGGACGACCGGGGGCTGTGGACCACGTGGACCACGACCTCGGACACCATGGCCCAGGACACCATCGCGCACATGGTCGCCGGAATACGCGCCCACGCCCCCGAGGAGGTCGAAGTCCGGCGGGCGACCCGCTGGCTCCTGCGGCAGCACCGCTGTTCAGGTCGCTGGACCGCCGACTGGTACATCTTCCCCGGCTACCCCGCCGCGGAGATCAGCCCTGTCGTGGGCTGGCACACCGGCGCGGTCCGCTCCGAGGCCAGGGCCCTGGCGGCGACCCAGAACAGTGACGGCGGCTGGCCCGTCTTCCCCGGCGGGGGCAGCTCGAGCCCAGCGGCGACAGCCCTCGCCGTGACCGTCCTCACCCGCTCGCACACCGGCACGGTTCACGCGCTCGAACGTGCGGCACGCTTCCTCGTCGAAAGCCAACTGGACGACGGCACCTGGATCGAGCCGGACCCTTCCATGTGCGGCCCACGGCCGTTCCTCACCGACGTGGCGTCCCAAGCGCATGCCCTGACCTGTCGCGGGCTCCTGGACCTTCTGCGAGAGCCGCTCGCGACCCCTCTTTCCTAG